One region of Pseudomonas glycinae genomic DNA includes:
- a CDS encoding PIG-L deacetylase family protein, with protein sequence MKPLSLSENGLPAQIWNSAPQLDNIPVINTHTLVPPGARAVVIAPHPGDEVVTCGGLLQLLSSLGHPLQLLSITDGSASHPGSRQWSEKRLSVFRPQESVEALRRLGLPMHSLKWVRGGFTDNALLDQEHQLTDFIARYLRPGDVVFSTWREDGTADHEVVGRASAKAAQLAGATYHDVPVWAWHWPERDQAQIPWHRARKLRLDTWTVARKSHATHAYASQLNGEPAIGIAPLLPKSILERMRLPYEIVLVD encoded by the coding sequence GCCCCGCAGCTCGACAACATTCCCGTCATCAACACTCACACATTAGTGCCACCCGGCGCCCGCGCCGTGGTCATTGCCCCGCATCCCGGCGATGAAGTGGTGACCTGCGGCGGCCTGCTGCAACTGCTTTCCAGCCTGGGGCATCCCTTGCAACTGCTGTCGATCACCGATGGCAGCGCCAGTCATCCGGGCTCGCGACAGTGGTCGGAGAAACGCCTGAGTGTGTTCCGCCCCCAGGAAAGCGTCGAAGCCCTGCGCCGTCTCGGTTTGCCGATGCACAGCCTGAAATGGGTGCGCGGCGGGTTCACTGACAACGCCCTGCTCGATCAGGAACATCAGCTGACCGATTTCATCGCCCGCTACCTGCGCCCCGGTGATGTGGTTTTCAGCACCTGGCGCGAAGATGGCACCGCCGATCATGAAGTGGTTGGCCGGGCCAGTGCCAAGGCTGCGCAACTGGCCGGCGCGACCTATCATGATGTGCCGGTCTGGGCCTGGCACTGGCCGGAACGGGATCAGGCGCAGATCCCGTGGCATCGCGCGCGCAAGCTGCGGCTCGACACCTGGACGGTCGCGCGCAAGAGCCACGCCACCCATGCCTACGCCAGCCAGCTCAACGGCGAACCGGCGATCGGTATTGCGCCCCTGCTGCCCAAGTCGATTCTGGAACGCATGCGCCTGCCTTACGAGATCGTCCTGGTCGATTGA
- a CDS encoding endonuclease/exonuclease/phosphatase family protein, with translation MSSDPKRHAVDAQTSTPSDIHRLRVLTVNTHKGFTALNRRFILPELREAVRSTSADLVFLQEVVGEHERHSSRYNEWPQTSQYEFLADSMWSDFAYGRNAVYPDGHHGNALLSKYPIREYRNLDVSITGPERRGLLHCVLDVPGHAEVHAICVHLSLLESHRQLQLQLLCQLLESLPEDAPVIIAGDFNDWQLQGNVALARRDYLHEAFERHHGRPAKTYPARFPLLRLDRIYLRNASSHDPQILGSKPWTHLSDHLPLAVEVHL, from the coding sequence GTGTCCAGCGATCCCAAGCGTCATGCCGTCGACGCACAGACCTCCACGCCGTCCGACATCCATCGCCTGCGGGTGCTCACGGTCAACACGCACAAGGGTTTTACCGCGCTCAATCGACGTTTCATCCTTCCGGAGCTGCGTGAAGCGGTGCGCAGCACCTCGGCCGATCTGGTGTTTCTGCAGGAAGTGGTCGGCGAACACGAGCGACACTCCAGCCGCTACAACGAATGGCCGCAAACCTCGCAGTACGAATTCCTCGCCGACAGCATGTGGAGCGACTTTGCCTACGGCCGCAATGCGGTGTATCCCGATGGCCATCACGGCAACGCCCTGCTCTCGAAATACCCGATCCGCGAGTACCGCAACCTCGATGTTTCGATCACCGGTCCCGAACGGCGCGGGCTGTTGCACTGCGTCCTGGATGTGCCGGGTCATGCCGAAGTACATGCCATCTGCGTGCACCTGAGCCTGCTCGAAAGCCATCGGCAATTGCAGTTGCAGCTGCTCTGCCAATTACTCGAATCCCTGCCCGAGGATGCCCCGGTGATCATCGCCGGCGACTTCAATGACTGGCAGTTGCAGGGCAATGTCGCCCTCGCCCGTCGCGACTACTTGCACGAAGCCTTCGAACGCCATCACGGCCGCCCGGCCAAGACCTACCCCGCGCGTTTCCCGTTGCTGCGACTGGACCGGATCTACCTGCGCAATGCCAGCAGCCACGACCCGCAGATCCTCGGCAGCAAACCGTGGACACATCTGTCGGATCATTTGCCGCTGGCTGTCGAAGTGCATTTATAG
- a CDS encoding autotransporter outer membrane beta-barrel domain-containing protein, with product MKTSLTSQEIKVTFCTVSSSILLCSSMEAQAGPAEDETTSWYRQDIPVMTLPATVVTPGPQRLGPQPDLRGAKLITEDLAPSAWEQLYGETSRQAQTDALSQGFAMPGTGDFKGPAVLTLKSSSGHTQQVGLIGGVNQIKANGSGLITSRALADPNTDTLNLQGQSLGAYYSLSGPQGWHVDLSASGGRVSGFSRNEQGARLATEGSAMTLSVEGGFPIGLGENWVVEPQAQLINQRITLDTPYAGSGNASSSDITSWSGRVGARLKGSYDLNGLPVEPYVRTNLWHTVYTGDTVTLDQVDKISSSRKSSTVEVGLGLVARMTPTVSLYVSADYSSDVDDNDLNGLIGSLGVRMRW from the coding sequence ATGAAAACCTCACTCACCTCACAAGAGATCAAAGTTACCTTTTGCACCGTTTCAAGTTCTATCTTGCTGTGCTCGTCCATGGAGGCGCAGGCGGGTCCTGCCGAGGACGAGACCACGTCCTGGTATCGCCAGGACATTCCGGTCATGACTCTTCCCGCCACGGTCGTGACGCCGGGGCCGCAACGTCTGGGCCCGCAGCCGGACCTGCGAGGCGCGAAGCTGATCACCGAAGACCTCGCCCCTTCGGCCTGGGAGCAGCTCTACGGAGAGACCTCCCGCCAGGCGCAAACCGATGCACTCAGCCAAGGCTTCGCCATGCCCGGCACTGGCGACTTCAAAGGCCCCGCCGTGCTGACCCTGAAAAGCAGCAGCGGCCACACCCAGCAGGTCGGCCTGATCGGCGGGGTCAATCAGATCAAGGCCAATGGCAGCGGACTGATCACCAGCCGCGCCCTCGCCGATCCGAACACCGACACCCTCAACCTGCAAGGTCAGAGCCTGGGCGCCTACTACAGCTTGAGTGGCCCACAGGGCTGGCACGTTGACTTGTCGGCCAGTGGCGGTCGGGTCAGCGGTTTCAGTCGGAACGAGCAAGGTGCACGCCTGGCCACCGAAGGCAGCGCGATGACGCTGTCGGTAGAAGGCGGATTCCCGATCGGTCTGGGTGAAAACTGGGTGGTTGAACCGCAAGCGCAATTGATCAACCAGCGCATCACTCTGGATACGCCGTACGCAGGCTCGGGCAACGCCTCTTCCAGTGACATTACATCGTGGAGCGGCCGGGTCGGTGCGCGCTTGAAAGGCAGCTACGATCTGAACGGGTTGCCCGTTGAGCCCTACGTGCGCACGAACCTGTGGCACACGGTGTACACCGGCGACACGGTGACGCTGGATCAGGTGGACAAGATCAGCAGCAGCCGCAAGTCCTCGACTGTGGAAGTCGGACTGGGACTGGTGGCCAGAATGACGCCGACAGTGAGCCTGTATGTCAGTGCCGACTACAGCAGTGATGTGGACGACAACGACCTGAACGGGTTGATTGGCAGCCTGGGGGTCCGGATGCGCTGGTGA
- the glgB gene encoding 1,4-alpha-glucan branching protein GlgB has protein sequence MSFSNKEQGRAKERLLPTAKDIDALVRAEHHDPFSILGPHGDGAGGQFIRAYLPGALSVSVLDKNSGEELGPLDATETPGLFVGHFEHARPYLLRTRWAGGEQVAEDPYSFGQLLGEMDLYLFAEGNHRDLSSCLGAQLKTVDGVDGVRFAVWAPNARRVSVVGDFNVWDGRRHPMRLRHPSGVWELFIPRLQAGELYKYEILGAHGILPLKADPMALATSLPPDTASKVAAPLQIDWQDHDWMSGRREHQQHNAPLSIYELHAGSWQCELDDLGEVARQYTWPELAERLIPYVKELGFTHIELMPIMEHPFGGSWGYQLLSQFAPSARYGTPEQFGEFVNACHQAGIGVILDWVPAHFPTDTHGLAQFDGTALYEYGNPLEGFHQDWDTLIYNLGRTEVHGYMLASALHWLKHFHIDGLRVDAVASMLYRDYSRKAGEWVPNRHGGRENLEAIDFLRHLNDVVALEAPGALVIAEESTAWPGVSQSTQQGGLGFAYKWNMGWMHDSLHYIQQDPVYRAHHHNELSFGLVYAWSERFILPISHDEVVHGKHSLIDKMPGDRWQKFANLRAYLSFMWTHPGKKLLFMGCEFGQWREWNHDQQLDWYLLQYSEHKGVQKLVSDLNRLYREEPALHEQDDAPQGFQWLIGDDAINSVYAWLRWSKDGTPVLVVANFTPVPRQSYRVGVPFAGRWKELLNSDADTYAGSNYGNGGGAFTEEVASHGQALSLELNLPPLAVLILKPEG, from the coding sequence ATGAGTTTCTCGAACAAGGAACAGGGTCGCGCTAAAGAAAGATTGCTGCCCACTGCAAAAGACATTGATGCCTTGGTGCGTGCAGAACATCACGACCCGTTTTCCATTCTCGGCCCCCACGGCGATGGTGCCGGCGGGCAATTTATCCGGGCGTATCTGCCTGGTGCGTTGAGTGTTTCGGTGCTGGACAAGAACAGTGGCGAAGAGCTCGGCCCGTTGGACGCCACCGAAACGCCGGGGCTGTTTGTCGGCCATTTCGAGCACGCGCGGCCATACCTGTTGCGTACTCGCTGGGCCGGTGGCGAGCAGGTCGCGGAAGATCCTTACAGCTTTGGTCAGTTGCTCGGTGAAATGGACCTGTACCTGTTTGCCGAAGGCAATCACCGCGACCTCAGCAGTTGCCTCGGTGCGCAGTTGAAAACCGTCGATGGCGTTGATGGCGTGCGTTTCGCGGTGTGGGCACCGAATGCCCGACGGGTGTCGGTGGTCGGCGATTTCAACGTCTGGGACGGGCGGCGGCATCCGATGCGCCTGCGGCATCCGTCTGGCGTGTGGGAATTGTTCATTCCGCGCCTGCAAGCAGGGGAACTGTACAAGTACGAAATCCTCGGCGCCCACGGCATTCTGCCGCTGAAGGCCGACCCGATGGCACTGGCCACCAGTCTGCCGCCGGACACTGCGTCAAAAGTCGCCGCACCGTTGCAGATCGACTGGCAAGATCACGACTGGATGAGCGGCCGCCGCGAACATCAGCAGCACAATGCGCCGCTGTCGATCTATGAGTTGCACGCCGGTTCCTGGCAATGCGAACTCGACGATCTGGGCGAAGTGGCGCGCCAGTACACGTGGCCGGAACTGGCCGAGCGGCTGATTCCCTATGTGAAGGAACTGGGCTTCACACATATCGAACTGATGCCGATCATGGAGCACCCGTTTGGCGGTTCATGGGGCTATCAGTTGCTGTCGCAGTTCGCTCCGAGTGCGCGATACGGTACACCCGAGCAGTTCGGCGAGTTCGTCAATGCCTGCCACCAGGCCGGCATCGGTGTGATTCTCGACTGGGTGCCGGCGCATTTCCCGACCGATACCCATGGCCTTGCGCAATTCGACGGCACCGCGCTCTACGAATACGGTAATCCACTGGAAGGCTTCCACCAGGATTGGGACACGCTGATCTACAACCTTGGCCGCACCGAAGTGCACGGCTACATGCTGGCGTCGGCGTTGCACTGGCTCAAGCATTTCCATATCGACGGGCTGCGGGTCGATGCTGTGGCGTCGATGCTCTATCGTGATTATTCGCGCAAGGCCGGTGAGTGGGTGCCGAACCGTCATGGCGGTCGCGAGAACCTGGAAGCCATCGATTTCCTGCGGCACTTGAACGACGTGGTGGCATTGGAAGCGCCGGGCGCGCTGGTGATCGCCGAAGAGTCCACGGCGTGGCCGGGCGTCAGCCAGAGCACCCAACAGGGCGGTCTCGGTTTTGCCTACAAATGGAACATGGGCTGGATGCACGACTCGCTGCACTACATTCAGCAGGATCCGGTGTACCGCGCCCATCACCACAACGAGTTGAGTTTCGGCCTGGTCTACGCCTGGTCCGAGCGGTTCATCCTGCCGATTTCCCACGACGAAGTGGTGCACGGCAAGCATTCGCTGATCGACAAAATGCCCGGCGATCGCTGGCAGAAGTTCGCCAATCTGCGCGCGTACCTGAGTTTCATGTGGACCCATCCGGGCAAGAAACTGTTGTTCATGGGTTGCGAGTTCGGCCAGTGGCGCGAGTGGAATCATGATCAGCAGCTGGACTGGTATCTGCTGCAATATTCGGAACACAAAGGCGTGCAGAAACTGGTCAGCGACCTCAATCGGTTGTATCGCGAAGAGCCGGCGCTGCACGAGCAGGACGATGCGCCGCAAGGCTTTCAGTGGTTGATCGGCGACGATGCGATCAACAGCGTTTACGCATGGCTGCGCTGGAGCAAGGACGGCACGCCGGTGCTGGTGGTGGCCAACTTCACCCCGGTGCCGCGTCAGTCTTACCGCGTGGGCGTGCCGTTTGCCGGGCGCTGGAAGGAGTTGCTCAACAGTGACGCCGACACCTACGCCGGTTCCAACTACGGCAACGGGGGCGGGGCGTTCACCGAAGAGGTCGCGAGCCATGGGCAGGCGTTGTCGCTGGAGCTGAATTTGCCGCCATTGGCAGTTTTGATCCTCAAGCCCGAGGGCTGA
- the treS gene encoding maltose alpha-D-glucosyltransferase, whose amino-acid sequence MAKKPKAATFIKDPLWYKDAVIYQVHVKSFFDSNNDGIGDFPGLIAKLDYIADLGVNTIWLLPFYPSPRRDDGYDIAEYRGVHSDYGTMADAKRFIAEAHKRGLRVITELVINHTSDQHPWFQRARKAKPGSAARDFYVWSDDDQKYDGTRIIFLDTEKSNWTWDPVAGQYFWHRFYSHQPDLNFDNPQVMKAVLSVMRYWLDMGIDGLRLDAIPYLIERDGTNNENLPETHDVLKQIRAEIDANYPDRMLLAEANQWPEDTQLYFGDTDAEGVNGDECHMAFHFPLMPRMYMALAQEDRFPITDILRQTPEIPANCQWAIFLRNHDELTLEMVTDKERDYLWNYYAADRRARINLGIRRRLAPLMERDRRRIELLNSLLLSMPGTPTLYYGDEIGMGDNIYLGDRDGVRTPMQWSIDRNGGFSRADPASLVLPPIMDPQYGYQSVNVETQAGDPHSLLNWTRRLLAVRKQSKAFGRGTLKMLSPANRRVLAYTREYTGPDGKHEIILCVANVSRSAQAVELDLSAYVGMVPVEMLGGNAFPPIGQLSFLLTLPPYGFYWFGLAAENQMPSWHVEPAQSLPDFTTLVLKKRMEELLEAPSRATLEQAILPSWLQNRRWFAGKDTAIEHVKLAYGVRFGDAQHPVLFSEIEVQSGGQTSRYQLPFGFIAEDQVGPALPQQLALARVRRVRQVGLITDAFSLEAFVRAVLQGMQGGTVLESSDGEIRFEATPHLETLGLGAESEVRYLSAEQSNSSVVIGNSLVLKLIRKVASGVHPELEMSAYLTAAGFANISPLLGSVIRRGIDGEDNLLMIAQGYLSNQGDAWEWTQNNLERALRDELADAVSEQAQHYNALGELKDFAGMLGQRLGEMHQVLAAPSDNRDFAPQVSSAKDAQATGKDVAAQVEHALKLLKQHQGELDAADQKLVARLLEHKKTILAHVQELAKRSAGGLRIRVHGDLHLGQVLVIKGDAYLIDFEGEPARPLSERRGKHSPYKDVSGVLRSFDYAAAMALNVHNVDNSPETEAARRRVTERYLREARDAFLQAYRQAAASLDHAWQDPEGADAALALFGLEKAAYEVAYEAENRPTWLPVPLHGLYGLLTGLKPFSDLGGE is encoded by the coding sequence ATGGCGAAGAAACCCAAGGCAGCCACCTTCATCAAGGACCCGCTCTGGTACAAGGACGCGGTCATCTATCAAGTTCACGTCAAATCCTTTTTCGATTCGAATAACGACGGAATCGGCGACTTTCCCGGCCTGATCGCCAAACTCGATTACATTGCCGATCTTGGCGTCAACACCATCTGGCTGTTGCCGTTCTACCCCTCGCCACGTCGCGACGATGGTTACGACATCGCCGAATACCGAGGCGTCCACAGCGATTACGGAACGATGGCCGACGCCAAGCGTTTCATTGCCGAGGCGCATAAACGCGGGTTGAGGGTCATCACCGAGCTGGTCATCAACCACACGTCCGATCAGCACCCGTGGTTTCAGCGCGCGCGCAAGGCCAAGCCCGGTTCGGCCGCGCGGGACTTCTATGTGTGGTCGGATGACGACCAGAAATACGACGGCACCCGGATCATTTTTCTCGACACCGAAAAGTCCAACTGGACCTGGGATCCGGTGGCCGGTCAGTACTTCTGGCACCGCTTCTATTCGCACCAGCCGGATCTCAACTTCGATAACCCGCAAGTCATGAAAGCCGTGCTGTCGGTGATGCGCTACTGGCTGGACATGGGCATCGACGGCCTGCGCCTGGATGCGATTCCGTACCTGATCGAACGCGACGGCACCAACAACGAAAACCTCCCGGAAACCCACGACGTCCTCAAGCAGATCCGTGCCGAGATCGACGCCAACTACCCCGATCGCATGCTGCTGGCCGAAGCCAATCAATGGCCGGAAGACACCCAGCTGTACTTCGGTGACACCGACGCCGAGGGCGTGAATGGTGACGAGTGTCACATGGCGTTCCACTTCCCGTTGATGCCGCGCATGTACATGGCGCTGGCCCAGGAAGATCGCTTCCCGATCACCGACATCCTGCGTCAGACCCCGGAAATCCCGGCCAACTGCCAATGGGCGATTTTCCTGCGCAACCACGATGAGCTGACGCTGGAGATGGTGACCGACAAGGAGCGCGACTACCTGTGGAACTACTACGCCGCTGACCGTCGTGCGCGGATCAACCTTGGCATCCGCCGCCGTCTGGCGCCGTTGATGGAGCGTGACCGCCGCCGCATCGAGCTGCTGAACAGTCTGCTGTTGTCGATGCCCGGCACGCCGACCCTGTATTACGGCGATGAAATCGGCATGGGCGACAACATCTACCTCGGCGACCGCGACGGTGTACGCACGCCGATGCAATGGTCGATCGACCGCAACGGCGGTTTCTCCCGCGCCGATCCGGCCAGTCTGGTACTGCCGCCGATCATGGACCCGCAATACGGTTATCAATCGGTCAACGTCGAAACCCAGGCCGGTGACCCGCATTCGCTGCTGAACTGGACTCGCCGCCTGCTGGCGGTGCGCAAGCAATCCAAGGCATTCGGGCGCGGCACGCTGAAAATGCTTTCGCCGGCCAACCGCCGGGTGCTGGCCTACACCCGTGAATACACCGGGCCGGACGGCAAGCACGAAATCATTCTGTGCGTGGCCAACGTGTCGCGCAGTGCTCAGGCTGTGGAGCTCGACCTGTCGGCCTACGTTGGCATGGTGCCGGTGGAGATGCTCGGCGGGAATGCGTTCCCGCCCATCGGCCAGTTGAGTTTCCTGCTGACCCTGCCGCCTTACGGTTTTTACTGGTTCGGCCTGGCGGCGGAAAACCAGATGCCGAGCTGGCACGTCGAACCGGCGCAGAGCCTGCCGGACTTCACCACGCTGGTACTGAAAAAACGCATGGAAGAGCTGCTCGAAGCGCCGTCCCGGGCCACCCTCGAGCAGGCGATTCTGCCGAGCTGGCTGCAGAACCGCCGCTGGTTCGCCGGCAAGGACACTGCCATCGAACACGTGAAGCTGGCCTACGGCGTGCGCTTCGGCGATGCACAGCATCCGGTGCTGTTCAGCGAAATCGAAGTGCAGAGCGGCGGGCAGACCAGTCGTTATCAATTGCCGTTCGGCTTCATTGCCGAAGATCAGGTCGGGCCGGCGTTGCCGCAACAACTTGCCCTGGCCCGAGTGCGCCGGGTGCGCCAGGTCGGGTTGATCACCGATGCTTTCAGCCTTGAAGCGTTTGTTCGCGCGGTGCTGCAAGGCATGCAGGGCGGCACGGTGCTCGAATCCAGTGACGGCGAGATCCGTTTCGAGGCAACGCCGCATCTGGAAACACTCGGCCTGGGTGCTGAATCCGAAGTGCGCTACCTGTCTGCCGAGCAATCCAACAGTTCGGTGGTGATCGGCAACAGTCTGGTACTTAAGCTGATCCGAAAAGTCGCGTCCGGCGTACACCCGGAACTGGAGATGAGCGCTTACCTGACCGCTGCAGGATTTGCCAATATCTCTCCGCTGCTGGGCTCGGTGATTCGCCGTGGCATCGATGGCGAGGACAACCTGCTGATGATTGCGCAGGGTTATCTGAGCAATCAGGGCGATGCCTGGGAATGGACGCAGAACAACCTCGAACGGGCGCTGCGCGACGAGCTGGCCGACGCCGTGTCCGAGCAGGCGCAGCACTACAACGCCTTGGGTGAGCTGAAGGATTTCGCCGGGATGCTCGGCCAGCGTCTGGGGGAAATGCATCAGGTGCTGGCAGCGCCGAGCGACAACCGGGACTTCGCGCCGCAAGTCAGTTCGGCCAAGGATGCGCAGGCGACGGGTAAGGATGTCGCGGCGCAGGTCGAGCATGCGCTGAAGCTGCTCAAACAGCATCAGGGCGAACTTGATGCGGCGGATCAGAAGCTTGTGGCTCGGCTGCTCGAGCACAAAAAAACCATTCTGGCCCATGTGCAGGAACTGGCAAAACGTTCGGCTGGCGGGCTGCGGATTCGTGTCCACGGCGATCTGCATTTGGGACAAGTGCTGGTGATCAAGGGTGATGCGTACTTGATCGACTTTGAAGGTGAACCGGCGCGGCCATTGAGCGAGCGCCGAGGCAAGCACAGCCCGTACAAGGACGTCAGCGGGGTGCTGCGTTCCTTCGACTATGCCGCAGCCATGGCCCTGAACGTGCACAACGTCGACAACAGTCCCGAGACTGAAGCCGCGCGTCGCCGGGTCACGGAGCGGTACTTGCGTGAAGCACGGGACGCGTTTCTCCAGGCATATCGCCAAGCGGCAGCTAGTCTTGATCATGCCTGGCAGGATCCTGAAGGTGCCGACGCCGCGCTGGCGTTGTTCGGTCTGGAGAAAGCGGCCTACGAAGTGGCCTATGAAGCCGAAAATCGCCCCACCTGGCTGCCCGTGCCGCTGCACGGTCTGTACGGGTTATTGACGGGGCTAAAACCCTTTTCCGATCTTGGTGGAGAGTAG
- a CDS encoding alpha-1,4-glucan--maltose-1-phosphate maltosyltransferase, which produces MTAEKPSEQSYNPHIPLSQALLLPRIVIENTAPTLDGGQFAVKAIAGREIVVTSKVFADGHDKLAVRIRWREEGDETWQTEVMSDQGNNGWKGVFQPQRVGRYLFLIEAWIDQFASFQYELEKKHSAAVPVSLELQEGRTMVQQAAERSEGQLSEQLAALHHELSGLLETEQVALFLHSRSAQLMAEADHRAYLSISAEFPVDVERELAEFASWYELFPRSITDDPARHGTFNDVHSRLPMIQDMGFDVLYFTPIHPIGRSHRKGRNNSLTAGPDDPGSPYAIGSEEGGHEAIHSQLGTREDFRRLVAAAADHGLEIALDFAIQCSQDHPWLKEHPGWFNWRPDGTIKYAENPPKKYQDIVNVDFYAPEAIPSLWVELRDIVVGWVQEGVKIFRVDNPHTKPLPFWQWLIADVRTLYPEVIFLAEAFTTPAMMARLGKVGYTQSYTYFTWRNTKAELATYFSELNESPWRECYRPNFFVNTPDINPAFLHESGRPGFLIRAALATMGSGLWGMYSGFELCESAPVPGKEEYLDSEKYEIRVRDFNQPGNIIAEIAQLNRIRRQNPALHSHLGLKIYNAWNDNILYFGKRSADGSNFILVAVSLDPHNVQEANFELPLWEMGLPDDATTHGEDLMNGHRWDWHGKYQFMRIDPAYQPFGIWRITSS; this is translated from the coding sequence ATGACTGCTGAAAAACCCTCGGAACAGAGCTACAACCCGCATATACCGCTGTCGCAGGCCCTGCTGCTGCCGCGCATCGTCATAGAAAACACCGCGCCGACCCTCGACGGCGGACAGTTCGCCGTCAAGGCAATCGCAGGCCGGGAGATCGTCGTCACCAGCAAGGTGTTCGCTGACGGTCACGACAAACTGGCGGTGCGCATCCGCTGGCGCGAAGAGGGCGATGAAACCTGGCAAACCGAGGTCATGTCCGATCAGGGCAATAACGGCTGGAAAGGCGTTTTCCAGCCACAGCGCGTGGGCCGATATCTGTTTCTGATCGAAGCCTGGATCGACCAGTTCGCCAGTTTTCAATACGAACTGGAGAAGAAACACTCCGCCGCCGTTCCGGTCAGCCTCGAGCTGCAAGAAGGACGCACCATGGTGCAGCAAGCTGCCGAGCGCAGCGAAGGTCAGCTGAGCGAACAACTGGCAGCCTTGCACCACGAATTGTCCGGACTGCTCGAAACCGAGCAGGTTGCGTTGTTCCTGCACTCGCGCAGTGCGCAACTGATGGCCGAGGCCGATCACCGCGCCTACCTGAGCATCAGTGCGGAATTCCCGGTGGACGTTGAGCGCGAACTGGCGGAATTCGCCAGTTGGTACGAACTGTTTCCCCGCTCGATCACCGACGATCCCGCCCGCCACGGCACCTTCAATGATGTGCACTCGCGCCTGCCGATGATTCAGGACATGGGTTTTGACGTGTTGTACTTCACGCCGATCCACCCGATTGGCCGCAGCCATCGCAAGGGCCGCAACAATTCCCTGACCGCCGGCCCGGACGATCCCGGCAGCCCGTATGCGATCGGCAGCGAGGAGGGTGGCCACGAAGCGATTCACTCGCAGCTCGGCACCCGTGAGGACTTCCGTCGGCTGGTAGCTGCTGCCGCAGACCACGGTCTGGAAATCGCCCTCGACTTCGCCATCCAGTGCTCCCAGGATCACCCGTGGCTCAAGGAGCATCCGGGCTGGTTCAACTGGCGGCCGGACGGCACGATCAAATACGCAGAGAACCCGCCGAAGAAATACCAGGACATCGTCAACGTCGACTTCTATGCGCCGGAAGCAATTCCGAGCCTGTGGGTCGAGTTGCGCGACATTGTGGTCGGCTGGGTGCAGGAGGGCGTGAAGATCTTTCGCGTCGACAACCCGCACACCAAACCGCTGCCGTTCTGGCAATGGTTGATCGCCGATGTACGCACCCTGTACCCGGAAGTGATTTTCCTCGCCGAAGCCTTCACCACCCCGGCGATGATGGCGCGGCTGGGCAAGGTCGGTTACACCCAGAGCTACACCTATTTCACCTGGCGCAACACCAAGGCCGAACTGGCGACCTATTTCAGCGAGCTCAATGAGTCGCCGTGGCGCGAGTGCTACCGGCCGAATTTCTTCGTCAATACCCCGGACATCAACCCGGCGTTCCTGCATGAATCGGGACGTCCCGGATTTCTCATCCGCGCGGCGCTGGCGACCATGGGCTCGGGCCTGTGGGGCATGTATTCGGGGTTCGAGCTGTGCGAATCGGCGCCGGTGCCGGGCAAGGAGGAATATCTTGATTCGGAGAAGTACGAGATCCGCGTCCGCGACTTCAACCAGCCCGGCAACATCATTGCGGAGATCGCCCAGCTCAACCGCATCCGCCGGCAGAATCCGGCGCTGCACAGTCATCTGGGCCTGAAGATCTACAACGCCTGGAATGACAACATTCTTTATTTCGGCAAGCGCAGCGCAGACGGCAGCAACTTCATTCTGGTCGCCGTCAGCCTCGATCCGCATAACGTGCAAGAGGCGAATTTCGAGCTGCCGCTGTGGGAAATGGGCCTGCCGGACGATGCCACCACCCACGGCGAAGACCTGATGAACGGCCATCGCTGGGACTGGCACGGCAAGTACCAGTTCATGCGGATCGACCCGGCGTATCAGCCGTTCGGAATCTGGCGGATCACTTCTTCCTGA
- a CDS encoding MgtC/SapB family protein → MNAWWHEVWETLQAEFADIGDASQLTRITVRLLMAAILGGILGFEREHKGKAAGVRTHMLVALGAALFVLVPQLSGSQADAMSRVVQGVIAGIGFLGAGTILKNHEGDEGHVKGLTTAAGLWMTAAIGVAAGLGREATALLSTLLALGIFSVMPRIVRVFEKDHIEKDRIEKDHNDPR, encoded by the coding sequence ATGAACGCCTGGTGGCATGAAGTGTGGGAAACCCTGCAAGCGGAATTCGCCGACATCGGCGACGCCTCGCAGCTGACCCGGATCACCGTGCGCCTGCTGATGGCGGCGATATTGGGCGGGATTCTCGGCTTTGAACGTGAACACAAGGGCAAGGCCGCCGGGGTGCGAACGCACATGCTGGTGGCACTCGGCGCGGCGCTGTTTGTACTGGTGCCGCAATTGTCCGGGTCCCAGGCCGACGCCATGAGCCGGGTGGTACAAGGTGTTATTGCCGGGATCGGCTTTCTCGGCGCCGGCACCATCCTCAAGAACCACGAAGGTGACGAAGGCCACGTCAAGGGCCTGACCACCGCCGCCGGCCTGTGGATGACCGCCGCCATCGGCGTCGCGGCCGGGTTGGGCCGCGAGGCGACGGCGCTGCTCAGTACGTTGCTCGCTTTGGGGATCTTCAGTGTCATGCCACGGATCGTCAGAGTCTTCGAAAAGGATCACATCGAAAAAGACCGCATCGAGAAAGACCACAACGACCCGCGCTGA